From the genome of Candidatus Electrothrix communis, one region includes:
- a CDS encoding lytic murein transglycosylase, with protein sequence MNLPELDTELDMMKQVVKKFQSRSLGAVAILFLCLSGMISSVHAEVAESGERDPAFQGWLKAFAPRAAKQGISRDLYQQAFAGITAPDNEVLRKAAFQPEFTTEIWDYLDTAVNAVTVAQGRVVAKKHRAWLDRISARFGVEAPVLLAIWSIESRYGAVLERPGRLHYVPQALATLAYGDKNRRRFGEQQLLAALQIVRDGDVGFAQLYGSWAGAMGHTQFIPTSYQAYGVDMDKDGRRDIWTSVPDALATAANLLHKNGWRTGKSWGYEVRVPKNGVQYRGETKTLTQWRQLGFTRPNGSIFSEPGAKAELKMLAGARGPGFLVQRNFFIIKRYNASDFYALAVSLLSDRLAGKQGMVQLWPRPADALFPEEKFELQELLQARGFYEGAIDGDLGAGTRKGIKAFQGRVGMYPDGKPTRGVLEALRKALK encoded by the coding sequence TTGAATTTGCCTGAGTTGGATACTGAATTGGATATGATGAAACAGGTCGTGAAGAAATTTCAGAGTAGATCTCTTGGGGCTGTTGCGATTCTTTTTCTTTGTTTGAGCGGGATGATCAGCTCGGTACATGCAGAAGTCGCAGAATCTGGAGAAAGAGACCCAGCCTTTCAGGGCTGGCTCAAGGCCTTTGCTCCGCGTGCGGCCAAGCAGGGCATCAGCAGGGATCTCTATCAACAGGCCTTTGCCGGGATCACGGCACCGGACAATGAGGTGCTCCGTAAGGCGGCCTTTCAACCGGAATTTACCACCGAGATCTGGGATTATCTGGATACAGCGGTGAATGCGGTCACGGTTGCCCAGGGCCGGGTTGTGGCGAAGAAACATCGGGCATGGCTGGATAGGATTTCTGCTCGTTTCGGCGTGGAAGCACCGGTGCTGCTGGCGATTTGGTCCATTGAAAGTCGCTACGGTGCCGTGCTGGAACGTCCTGGGCGTCTCCATTACGTGCCCCAAGCTTTGGCCACCTTGGCCTATGGGGATAAAAATCGGCGTCGATTTGGCGAGCAGCAGTTGCTCGCGGCCTTACAGATTGTTCGGGATGGTGATGTGGGCTTTGCCCAACTCTACGGCTCCTGGGCCGGGGCTATGGGGCATACCCAGTTTATTCCCACCAGTTACCAGGCCTATGGGGTGGATATGGATAAGGACGGGCGGCGGGATATTTGGACTTCCGTGCCTGATGCCTTGGCCACAGCGGCCAATCTTCTCCATAAAAACGGCTGGCGGACCGGTAAGTCCTGGGGCTATGAGGTGCGGGTGCCAAAGAACGGCGTGCAATATCGGGGGGAAACCAAGACCCTTACCCAGTGGCGGCAGCTTGGTTTTACTCGGCCTAACGGAAGCATTTTTTCTGAACCAGGTGCTAAGGCTGAGCTTAAAATGCTAGCTGGTGCCCGTGGGCCCGGTTTTCTGGTTCAACGCAATTTTTTCATTATCAAGCGCTATAATGCCTCGGATTTTTATGCCTTGGCTGTGAGCCTACTTTCTGACCGGCTGGCCGGGAAACAGGGGATGGTGCAACTTTGGCCCAGGCCAGCTGATGCGCTTTTTCCTGAGGAAAAATTCGAGTTGCAGGAGTTATTGCAGGCAAGGGGCTTCTACGAGGGGGCTATTGACGGGGATCTCGGCGCGGGCACCCGCAAGGGGATCAAGGCTTTTCAGGGCAGGGTGGGGATGTACCCTGACGGGAAGCCGACTCGTGGGGTCTTGGAGGCGTTACGGAAAGCCTTGAAGTAG
- a CDS encoding adenylate/guanylate cyclase domain-containing protein, with the protein MSDIRKKFDDLTHERDNYREQVQRLDREVLRLQEELGEVRQELRLAEEVFAGSVEGTIITDSEFRVLRVNPAFTRITGCQPHEVVGSKLSWLDDVDFAREVLVSLDEQDRWRGEHRDITKSGANYVSWLNISSVKNAQGKVTDYIVAFLDITEGKSREEENDRYLEELNASYRRFVPQRFLEYLEKPSIIDIELGNHVERSMTVLFTDIVDFTRLSESMSPTENFRFINSYLSIMEPIITRHNGFIDKYIGDAVMALFDGKADDAVRAAIAMLRILISYNEGRGRAGYKPIKISIGVNTGTLMLGTVGSPLRMEGTVVSDSVNVAARIEGVNKIYRTTLLIGEETYNSLESPDDFALRRIDQFKARGKSKTVTIYEVFETDPPEVKEAKLQSLHVFVEAVNLYHSGQFSEAKQLFDECTVKCGQDRVARYYTKCCHRHLNIEEKRW; encoded by the coding sequence TTGTCTGATATCAGGAAGAAATTCGATGACCTCACTCATGAACGCGATAATTATCGCGAGCAGGTCCAACGTCTTGACCGCGAGGTTCTCCGTTTACAGGAAGAGCTGGGCGAAGTTCGGCAAGAGCTGCGACTTGCTGAGGAGGTTTTTGCTGGCAGCGTTGAGGGGACTATTATCACGGATTCCGAATTTCGTGTCCTGCGGGTTAATCCTGCATTTACCCGGATAACCGGCTGCCAACCCCATGAGGTCGTGGGCAGCAAACTCTCTTGGCTGGATGACGTGGACTTTGCCCGAGAGGTGCTTGTCAGCCTGGATGAACAAGATCGCTGGAGAGGGGAACACCGGGATATCACAAAAAGTGGTGCCAACTACGTGAGCTGGCTGAATATCAGCAGTGTGAAAAATGCCCAGGGGAAGGTGACGGACTATATTGTAGCCTTTCTTGATATTACGGAGGGGAAATCTCGGGAGGAGGAAAACGACCGCTATCTTGAAGAGCTGAATGCCTCCTATCGTCGTTTTGTTCCCCAGCGCTTTCTTGAATATCTGGAAAAACCGAGCATTATTGATATTGAATTGGGCAATCACGTGGAACGCTCCATGACGGTTCTTTTTACAGATATTGTCGATTTTACCCGTCTTTCTGAGAGTATGAGTCCAACTGAGAATTTCAGGTTTATTAATTCTTATTTGAGCATCATGGAACCGATCATCACCCGGCATAACGGGTTTATCGACAAATATATCGGCGATGCTGTCATGGCCTTATTCGACGGTAAGGCCGATGATGCGGTCAGGGCTGCAATAGCCATGTTGCGTATTCTGATCTCGTACAATGAAGGGAGAGGCCGGGCCGGATATAAGCCTATAAAGATCAGTATCGGTGTCAATACCGGTACCCTGATGCTGGGCACCGTAGGCAGTCCTCTGCGCATGGAAGGGACGGTTGTCAGTGATTCCGTGAACGTGGCAGCGCGGATTGAAGGGGTCAATAAAATCTACCGAACCACGTTGCTGATCGGTGAGGAAACCTATAACTCCTTAGAAAGTCCAGATGATTTTGCGTTACGACGCATTGACCAATTTAAGGCAAGGGGGAAGTCCAAAACAGTGACTATTTACGAGGTCTTTGAAACCGATCCTCCAGAGGTTAAAGAGGCCAAGCTGCAATCCCTGCATGTCTTTGTCGAGGCGGTGAATCTCTATCATTCCGGACAGTTCTCTGAGGCGAAGCAATTATTTGATGAATGTACCGTTAAATGCGGGCAAGACCGGGTTGCCCGCTATTATACCAAATGCTGTCATCGCCACCTGAATATCGAGGAAAAACGGTGGTAG